One bacterium DNA segment encodes these proteins:
- a CDS encoding A24 family peptidase, with translation MNLIIAWTPGWLALLLGLALGSLNNVLIHRLPEGRSIWRPPSSCPSCARRIRPWENLPLLSWLLLRGRCAGCGWRIPWRYPLVEAGTAAVALSGAAVLPLGWAWLAWLPASSLLVALAVIDLRTLRLPNPLTAALAVCGLLGMALRLGGLAGPASGLPGILDALLGSLAGGGVLWIFAWIGWWLFKRESMGAGDIKLMAAMGLLLGWQNALLAIFLAALGGSLAGLALRRSRHQEMPFGPWLALGSWVAFLWGERLVALYLAWVLG, from the coding sequence ATGAACCTCATCATCGCCTGGACACCGGGGTGGCTGGCCCTCCTGCTGGGATTGGCCCTGGGCAGCCTCAACAACGTGCTCATCCATCGTCTGCCGGAAGGCCGGTCGATCTGGCGTCCACCCTCCTCCTGCCCTTCCTGCGCCAGACGGATCCGTCCCTGGGAGAACCTGCCCCTGCTCAGCTGGCTGCTCCTGCGCGGCCGCTGCGCGGGCTGCGGCTGGCGCATCCCCTGGCGCTATCCGCTGGTGGAGGCGGGCACGGCGGCGGTGGCGCTGAGCGGAGCGGCCGTCCTGCCGCTGGGGTGGGCCTGGCTGGCCTGGCTGCCGGCCTCCTCCCTGCTGGTGGCCTTGGCCGTGATTGATCTGCGCACCCTGCGCCTGCCCAACCCCCTCACCGCCGCCCTGGCCGTCTGCGGCCTGCTGGGCATGGCGCTGCGGCTGGGCGGCCTGGCCGGTCCGGCGAGCGGGCTGCCGGGGATCCTCGACGCCCTGCTGGGTTCCCTCGCGGGCGGGGGCGTGCTCTGGATCTTCGCCTGGATCGGCTGGTGGCTCTTCAAGCGGGAAAGCATGGGGGCCGGCGACATCAAGCTGATGGCCGCCATGGGCCTCCTCCTGGGCTGGCAGAACGCCCTGCTCGCCATCTTCCTCGCCGCGCTGGGCGGCTCGCTGGCCGGGCTGGCCCTGCGCCGCTCGCGCCACCAGGAAATGCCCTTCGGCCCCTGGCTGGCGCTGGGCAGCTGGGTCGCCTTCCTGTGGGGGGAGCGCCTGGTCGCCCTCTACCTGGCCTGGGTGCTGGGCTGA
- the tadA gene encoding tRNA adenosine(34) deaminase TadA — MNPHELFMDLALREARKAAEAGEVPVGAVVVREGHVIGRGHNQTEGLQDPTAHAEILAITAAANAIGSWRLEACTLYVTLEPCTMCGGAIVLARLPLLVFGAWDPKAGACGSVLDVVRRPELNHRVELVGGVREAECGALLRDFFRELRSRGRAGRGDFPATDVNA, encoded by the coding sequence ATGAATCCCCACGAGCTCTTCATGGACCTGGCCCTGCGCGAGGCACGCAAGGCCGCTGAAGCCGGCGAGGTGCCGGTGGGCGCCGTGGTGGTGCGGGAGGGGCATGTCATCGGCCGCGGCCACAACCAGACCGAGGGCCTGCAGGATCCCACCGCCCACGCCGAGATCCTGGCCATCACCGCGGCGGCCAACGCCATCGGTTCCTGGCGCCTGGAGGCCTGCACCCTCTATGTCACACTGGAGCCTTGCACCATGTGCGGCGGGGCCATCGTCCTGGCGCGCCTGCCGCTGCTGGTCTTCGGTGCCTGGGACCCCAAGGCGGGCGCCTGCGGCAGCGTGCTGGACGTGGTGCGCCGGCCCGAGTTGAACCATCGCGTCGAGCTGGTGGGCGGCGTGCGCGAGGCGGAGTGCGGCGCCCTGCTCAGGGATTTCTTCCGCGAGCTGAGAAGCAGGGGGCGGGCGGGACGGGGGGACTTCCCTGCGACCGACGTGAATGCATGA
- a CDS encoding TIGR00341 family protein, translated as MNSADLLRTLRAFIEDRFHLGEDRLPEEEVGAAIRKGVEFRGLNVWVLVCAIMIASVGLNMNSTAVIIGAMLISPLMGPIMGVGLAVGILDWTLYKKSIKNFTVMVVVSLGTATLYFLLSPISQARSELLARTTPTIWDVLIALFGGMAGIVAAASRERGNVLPGVAIATALMPPLCTSGYCLATAQWTYLAGALYLFLINTVFISLGTLAVVRVLRFSHVSFSDPALLARVRRVILMVVVITVGPSLYLAWGMVRQSVLEQNLQNFLRKEFRFAEARVLSWELDRSTRPTRLDLYLIGTPLEDEVVAMLQARRADYRLQDVELVLHQDQPGSWAEADGRRADLLEDLYRRRESELGDLGQRARLLEARLQFWHLDEERLDKLAREARAVFPDLGEIAAAPAILHGEAVGDTVLLVLARGKKTLRRDTRNRLEAWLGERYDRRRVVLLPER; from the coding sequence ATGAACAGTGCTGATCTGCTGCGCACCCTGCGCGCGTTCATCGAAGACCGCTTCCACCTAGGGGAGGACCGCCTGCCCGAGGAGGAGGTGGGGGCCGCCATCCGCAAGGGCGTCGAGTTCCGCGGCCTCAACGTGTGGGTGCTGGTCTGCGCCATCATGATCGCCTCCGTCGGGCTCAACATGAACTCCACGGCGGTCATCATCGGCGCCATGCTTATCTCGCCCCTGATGGGTCCCATCATGGGGGTCGGCCTGGCCGTGGGCATCCTCGACTGGACCCTTTACAAGAAGTCCATCAAGAATTTCACTGTGATGGTGGTGGTCAGCCTGGGCACGGCCACCCTCTACTTCCTGCTCAGCCCCATTTCCCAGGCCCGCTCCGAGCTGCTGGCCCGCACCACGCCCACCATCTGGGACGTGCTCATCGCCCTCTTCGGCGGCATGGCCGGCATCGTCGCCGCGGCCAGCCGGGAACGGGGCAACGTGCTGCCCGGGGTGGCCATCGCCACCGCGTTGATGCCGCCCCTCTGCACCTCCGGTTACTGCCTGGCCACCGCCCAGTGGACCTATCTGGCCGGCGCCCTCTACCTCTTCCTTATCAACACGGTTTTCATCAGCCTGGGCACCCTGGCCGTGGTGCGCGTGCTCCGCTTCAGCCACGTCTCCTTCAGCGATCCCGCCTTGCTCGCCCGCGTGCGGCGCGTCATCCTCATGGTGGTGGTGATCACGGTGGGTCCCAGCCTCTACCTGGCCTGGGGCATGGTCCGCCAATCCGTCCTCGAGCAGAACCTGCAGAACTTCCTCAGAAAGGAGTTCCGCTTCGCCGAGGCACGCGTGCTCTCCTGGGAGCTGGATCGCTCGACCCGGCCCACCCGCCTGGACTTGTACTTGATCGGGACGCCCCTGGAAGACGAGGTGGTGGCCATGTTGCAGGCCAGGCGGGCGGATTACCGCCTGCAGGACGTGGAGCTGGTGCTGCACCAGGACCAGCCGGGTTCCTGGGCCGAGGCCGATGGCCGGCGGGCCGACCTGCTGGAGGACCTCTACCGGCGCCGCGAGTCGGAGCTGGGGGACCTGGGGCAGCGCGCCCGCCTGCTGGAGGCCCGGCTTCAATTCTGGCATCTGGACGAGGAGCGGCTGGACAAGCTGGCCCGGGAGGCGCGGGCCGTCTTCCCCGACCTGGGCGAGATCGCCGCCGCCCCGGCCATCCTGCACGGCGAGGCGGTGGGGGATACCGTCCTGCTCGTGCTGGCCCGGGGCAAGAAGACCCTGCGACGGGATACGCGCAACCGTCTGGAGGCCTGGCTGGGCGAACGCTACGATCGGCGGCGGGTGGTCCTCCTCCCCGAGCGCTGA
- the rfbB gene encoding dTDP-glucose 4,6-dehydratase: MRLLVTGGAGFIGSNFIRWLLERQPDVTVLNLDALTYAGCRESLADLEGDPRYDFVQGDIQDEALVHRLVARTDAVVNFAAESHVDRSIADPDVFLRTNVLGLRVLLDAVRAVAGSGRNCRLLQVSTDEVYGDLGGGGGFFTEERALAPSSPYSASKAAGDHLVAAWRRTYGLDLVLTRCSNNYGPYQFPEKLIPLMIWRATRGEELPVYGQGLNVRDWLYVEDHVEALWTVLTRAAAGAVYNIGGANEWRNIDIVKLILRELDRPESLIRFVADRPGHDLRYAVDAARLGRELGWRPRTDFAEGLRRTIRWYRDHEAWTERLRRRVEHAPG, from the coding sequence ATGAGACTGTTGGTGACGGGCGGGGCGGGCTTCATCGGCTCCAATTTCATCCGCTGGCTGCTGGAGCGCCAGCCGGACGTCACCGTGCTCAACCTGGACGCCCTCACCTACGCCGGCTGCCGCGAGAGCCTGGCCGACCTGGAGGGGGATCCTCGCTATGACTTCGTCCAGGGGGACATCCAGGACGAGGCGCTGGTCCACCGCCTGGTCGCCCGGACGGACGCCGTGGTCAACTTCGCGGCGGAAAGCCATGTGGACCGCAGCATCGCCGACCCCGACGTCTTCCTGCGCACCAATGTGCTGGGCCTGCGCGTGCTGCTCGACGCCGTGCGGGCGGTGGCGGGGTCCGGCCGGAACTGCCGACTGCTGCAGGTCTCCACCGACGAGGTCTACGGCGACCTGGGCGGGGGGGGCGGCTTTTTCACGGAGGAGCGGGCCCTCGCCCCCTCCAGCCCCTACAGCGCCAGCAAGGCGGCGGGGGACCATCTGGTGGCGGCCTGGCGGCGCACCTACGGCCTGGACCTGGTGCTGACCCGCTGCAGCAACAACTACGGCCCCTACCAGTTCCCCGAGAAGCTCATCCCGCTCATGATCTGGCGGGCCACCCGCGGCGAAGAGCTGCCTGTGTACGGCCAGGGCCTCAACGTGCGGGACTGGCTCTACGTGGAGGACCACGTCGAGGCGCTCTGGACCGTCCTCACCCGCGCCGCGGCGGGAGCCGTCTACAACATCGGCGGCGCCAACGAGTGGCGCAACATCGACATCGTCAAGCTGATCCTGCGGGAGCTGGACCGCCCCGAGTCGCTCATCCGCTTCGTGGCGGACCGCCCCGGCCACGACCTGCGCTACGCCGTGGACGCCGCGCGCCTGGGGCGCGAGCTGGGTTGGCGCCCGCGCACGGACTTCGCGGAGGGCCTGCGCCGCACCATCCGCTGGTACCGCGACCACGAGGCCTGGACGGAGCGTCTGCGCCGGCGGGTGGAGCACGCGCCAGGTTGA
- a CDS encoding polysaccharide biosynthesis/export family protein, giving the protein MTVALLGRPAALVLAGLLLCATAGALDLKDLGKLGRSASAAPAPAAPSWVLERPIDPESYRLGPGDLLGLYAYNLERTREERPVESDGRLELPGLGRVPAAGLSLAELRRRVSRDLVRVFACDSVDLWIAQPRRIRVQVGGAGQETRWLEMDYQSRLSATLAEAVRPPAVADPDATLPGLVRPLPAADSLAWRNVVIQRDGARISADLLHVLRSGSWEDDPMLEGGDRVIWSRRGATIGAWGPFRHGEGEQEFRPGDTPRRLVELMGGPRAGLEDVHYELVRAGAGGGIQARWTLHPGDGLFASLELQPFDRLYLRAGNQLDPVWQASVGGQVRRPGSYPVEAGRTTLADLLALARPDSATADLTHFRVLRKPVHDPETRFIGEVMQLTELNRFERDYLKSRIIHEGGRVSLTYDGAWFDPARVQVLDGDEIQVLRRGREVEVIGAVNRAGAMAWREGWSARRYVQAAGGKMRGSNLTDLRLRPSGTDQFIPVGRGYKPRPGDVLMLMYREELTAWQKFKEGITVAAQVLTVVLVARSF; this is encoded by the coding sequence ATGACCGTAGCCCTGCTCGGCCGCCCGGCCGCCCTCGTGCTGGCCGGACTTCTCCTTTGCGCCACGGCCGGCGCCCTCGACCTGAAGGATCTGGGCAAACTGGGCCGGAGCGCATCCGCGGCGCCCGCCCCCGCCGCCCCTTCCTGGGTGCTGGAGCGCCCCATTGATCCCGAGAGCTACCGCCTGGGCCCGGGCGACCTGCTCGGCCTCTACGCCTACAACCTGGAGCGGACCCGCGAGGAGCGGCCGGTGGAGAGCGACGGGCGCCTGGAATTGCCCGGCCTGGGGCGGGTGCCCGCCGCCGGACTCAGCCTGGCCGAACTGCGCCGCCGCGTCTCCCGCGACCTGGTCCGTGTCTTCGCCTGCGACTCGGTGGATCTCTGGATCGCCCAGCCGCGCCGCATCCGCGTGCAGGTGGGGGGAGCGGGGCAGGAGACGCGCTGGCTGGAAATGGACTATCAGAGCCGGTTGAGCGCCACCCTGGCGGAGGCGGTGCGGCCTCCGGCGGTCGCCGATCCCGACGCCACCCTGCCCGGGCTGGTGCGGCCCCTTCCGGCCGCGGACAGCCTGGCCTGGCGCAACGTGGTCATCCAACGGGATGGGGCGCGGATCAGCGCCGACCTCCTCCATGTGCTGCGCAGCGGTTCATGGGAGGACGACCCCATGCTCGAGGGGGGCGACCGCGTCATTTGGAGCCGGCGGGGCGCCACCATCGGGGCCTGGGGGCCTTTCCGCCACGGCGAGGGGGAGCAGGAGTTCCGTCCGGGCGACACGCCGCGGCGGCTGGTCGAACTCATGGGCGGGCCGCGGGCCGGCCTGGAAGATGTCCACTACGAGCTGGTGCGGGCCGGAGCCGGGGGCGGGATCCAGGCGCGCTGGACCCTGCATCCGGGGGACGGCCTCTTCGCCTCGCTGGAGCTGCAGCCCTTCGACCGGCTTTACCTGCGCGCCGGCAACCAGCTGGATCCCGTCTGGCAGGCCAGCGTGGGTGGCCAGGTGCGCCGGCCGGGCAGCTACCCCGTGGAAGCGGGCCGCACCACCCTGGCCGACCTGCTGGCCCTGGCGCGGCCGGATTCCGCCACGGCCGACCTCACCCACTTCCGCGTCCTGCGCAAGCCCGTCCATGACCCGGAGACGCGCTTCATCGGCGAAGTGATGCAGCTGACCGAGCTGAACCGCTTCGAGCGCGACTACCTGAAGAGCCGCATCATCCATGAGGGTGGACGCGTCTCCCTGACCTACGACGGCGCCTGGTTCGATCCCGCCCGCGTCCAGGTGCTGGACGGCGACGAGATCCAGGTGCTGCGCCGGGGCCGCGAGGTGGAGGTGATCGGGGCCGTCAACCGGGCCGGCGCCATGGCCTGGCGGGAGGGCTGGTCGGCGCGTCGCTACGTGCAGGCCGCCGGCGGCAAGATGCGCGGCTCCAACCTGACGGACCTGCGCCTCCGCCCCTCCGGCACCGACCAGTTCATTCCGGTGGGCCGCGGCTACAAGCCCCGGCCCGGCGACGTGCTCATGCTCATGTACCGGGAGGAGCTGACCGCCTGGCAGAAATTCAAGGAGGGCATCACTGTGGCCGCCCAGGTGCTCACGGTGGTGCTGGTGGCGCGCTCGTTCTGA
- a CDS encoding exopolysaccharide biosynthesis polyprenyl glycosylphosphotransferase: MSWIRRISLERVFLFLVDFASIWASTWLTWWLRFRSGLFLEPEPFQPPLAVYLVLSVYWLIIFALRGQYRKLYHISRFRAVQEVLVSTVVGLLILFVLTYDPGRGAFGAGRLLLISYGLVLAAGAGTGRVLFRTGQKRLLERGHGLRPTIIVGSGPRALQLTEQFARHPGMGYRVVARLGAGGPEEAVLAPADGGLEDLERLVRERQAVEVVVTEPERELLLQVIQRATRQGADVLIVPDLYDLVLGNVKAFDIWGMPVIQVFPHLMAPWQFLLKRGLDLAAGALLLVAGLPLLLLLPPLIRRQSPGAPALFRQRRVGRGGREFTLYKFRTLHAAEHARQEEEEAPPPLLPDDPRLIPVGRLLRRYRIDEWPQAWNVLRGQMSLVGPRPEQRTLVEDYIRRWPLYARRHNVRPGLTGWAQVRQHYDQSLTRLEDKLGLDLFYLENMSLGLDLKILLFTVRTILLGTGR, translated from the coding sequence ATGAGCTGGATCCGCCGCATCTCCCTCGAGCGGGTTTTCCTGTTCCTGGTGGACTTCGCCAGCATCTGGGCCTCCACCTGGCTCACCTGGTGGCTGCGCTTCCGCTCCGGCCTCTTCCTGGAGCCCGAACCCTTCCAGCCACCGCTGGCCGTCTACCTGGTGCTCAGCGTCTATTGGCTGATCATCTTCGCCCTGCGCGGCCAGTACCGCAAGCTCTACCACATCAGCCGCTTCCGCGCCGTGCAGGAGGTGCTGGTCTCCACCGTGGTGGGCCTGCTCATCCTCTTCGTCCTCACCTATGATCCGGGGCGCGGGGCCTTCGGCGCGGGGCGCCTGCTGCTGATCAGCTACGGCCTGGTGCTGGCGGCGGGGGCGGGCACCGGCCGCGTCCTCTTCCGCACGGGGCAGAAGCGCCTGTTGGAGCGCGGCCATGGGCTGCGTCCGACCATCATCGTCGGGTCCGGCCCGCGCGCCCTCCAGCTCACGGAGCAGTTCGCCCGCCATCCGGGGATGGGCTACCGGGTGGTGGCCCGTCTCGGCGCCGGCGGGCCGGAGGAAGCCGTCCTGGCCCCGGCCGACGGCGGCCTGGAGGACCTGGAGCGCCTCGTGCGCGAGCGCCAGGCGGTGGAAGTGGTGGTGACCGAGCCTGAGCGCGAGCTGCTCCTCCAGGTCATCCAGCGCGCCACCCGCCAGGGGGCGGACGTCCTCATCGTGCCCGACCTCTACGACCTGGTCCTGGGCAACGTCAAGGCCTTCGACATCTGGGGCATGCCCGTCATCCAGGTCTTCCCCCACTTGATGGCCCCTTGGCAGTTCCTGCTCAAGCGCGGGCTGGACCTGGCCGCTGGCGCGCTCCTGCTCGTGGCCGGGCTGCCTCTCCTGCTTCTCCTGCCGCCCCTCATCCGCCGCCAGTCGCCGGGGGCGCCCGCCCTCTTCCGCCAGCGCCGGGTGGGGCGGGGCGGCCGCGAATTCACCCTCTACAAGTTCCGCACCCTGCATGCGGCCGAGCATGCCCGCCAGGAAGAGGAGGAGGCGCCCCCGCCCCTTCTGCCCGACGACCCGCGCCTCATCCCGGTGGGCCGCCTGCTGCGCCGCTACCGCATCGACGAATGGCCCCAGGCCTGGAACGTGCTGCGCGGCCAGATGTCGCTGGTGGGGCCGCGCCCGGAGCAGCGGACCCTGGTGGAGGACTACATCCGCCGCTGGCCGCTCTACGCCCGCCGCCACAACGTGCGGCCCGGCCTCACCGGCTGGGCCCAGGTGCGCCAGCACTACGACCAGAGCCTCACCCGCCTGGAGGACAAGCTGGGCCTCGACCTCTTCTACCTGGAGAACATGTCCCTGGGCCTGGATCTGAAGATCCTGCTCTTCACGGTGCGCACCATCCTGCTGGGCACCGGTCGTTGA
- a CDS encoding ATP-binding protein: MIDRLAFHRLNDLLTRWPACALVGPRQCGKTTLARSLGGEIFDLELESERLRLDLAWDGLIRGDRLIVLDEAQSWPGLFPRLRAAIDQRRDQRGRFLLLGSVSPLLMTQVAESLAGRLAVLPLSPFLRGELPPEARERHWLCGGFPDGGCLDPGHFPEWQEHYLDLLAQRDLPELGLGTRPQQTARLLRMLAAVHGQEWNASRLGQSLGLSYHTVNHHVDVLEGAFLARRLPAWHRNAGKRLVKRPKLYLRDSGLLHSLLRIRDGETLLEHPAVGASWESHVIDQALGLLECLGIPHQVTYLRSSDQYEIDLILEGAGAPVAVEIKLSSQADPRDVARLSLAADWIGAGTRVVVTAGGQDLRSASTWICGLDEFLAGLPELLG; encoded by the coding sequence ATGATTGACCGTCTTGCCTTTCATCGTCTCAACGACCTGCTGACCCGCTGGCCGGCCTGCGCCTTGGTGGGACCGCGTCAGTGCGGCAAGACCACCTTGGCGCGCTCCCTCGGGGGAGAGATCTTCGACTTGGAACTGGAGTCCGAGCGCCTGCGCCTGGATCTGGCCTGGGACGGGCTGATCCGTGGGGATCGCCTGATCGTCCTGGATGAGGCCCAATCCTGGCCCGGGTTGTTTCCGCGCCTGCGGGCCGCCATCGACCAGCGGCGGGACCAAAGGGGCCGCTTTCTCCTGCTGGGCTCCGTCTCCCCCCTGCTCATGACCCAGGTGGCGGAATCCCTGGCGGGTCGGTTGGCCGTGCTGCCGCTCAGCCCCTTCCTGCGCGGCGAGTTGCCGCCGGAGGCCCGGGAGCGGCACTGGCTGTGCGGGGGCTTTCCCGATGGCGGCTGTCTGGATCCGGGCCACTTTCCCGAGTGGCAGGAGCACTACCTGGACCTGCTGGCCCAGCGCGACCTGCCGGAGCTGGGCCTGGGGACCCGCCCGCAACAGACCGCGCGCCTCTTGCGCATGCTGGCCGCCGTGCACGGCCAGGAGTGGAACGCCTCGCGGCTGGGTCAATCCCTGGGGCTCAGCTACCACACGGTCAACCATCATGTGGACGTGCTGGAGGGCGCCTTCCTGGCCCGGCGCCTGCCCGCCTGGCACCGCAACGCGGGCAAGCGGCTGGTCAAGCGGCCCAAACTCTACCTGCGGGACAGCGGCCTGCTGCACAGCCTGCTGCGCATCCGGGACGGCGAGACGCTGCTGGAGCACCCCGCCGTGGGAGCCAGTTGGGAGAGCCACGTGATCGACCAGGCGCTAGGTCTGCTGGAGTGCTTGGGCATCCCCCACCAGGTCACCTACCTGCGCAGCAGCGACCAGTACGAAATCGACCTGATCCTGGAAGGGGCGGGCGCGCCTGTGGCCGTGGAGATCAAGCTGAGCAGCCAGGCCGACCCCCGCGATGTGGCCCGCCTGAGTCTCGCCGCGGACTGGATCGGCGCGGGCACCCGGGTGGTGGTCACCGCCGGCGGGCAGGATCTGCGTTCCGCCTCCACCTGGATCTGCGGCCTGGACGAGTTTCTGGCCGGGCTGCCCGAGTTGTTGGGCTGA